The region CAGCTTTTGTCCGTTAGCTGAATATTGACTTGGGTTCAGGTGTTGGAGGCACGGGGTTGGGGGAGAACCTTGGCTGGAAATGGTTGCAGGTTTCCAAGCCATCTTATGTTATGATTTACGTGTCATGATCTAGTCATGTAAATCGCTGTACATATATTGGTTCGAACATATCCTTTCCTCCATAATTTCTTTAACATACAATGCATGTTATATGAAGTGctgatttttaaaaggtttttccCCACTTAGAAATGACactttttaacatttacttaTGATTATGTTATCAtaatcataatatattatatatatataatatatcataataatatataatatataatatatcataacATAATATATTATGTTATGATTATGTTAGCTAGgtgtagtggttcatgcctttaatcccagtacttgggaggaagaggcagaggcaggcggatctctgtgagtttgaggctagcctggtctacggaatgagttccaggacagccagacctacatagtaagaccctgtcttaaaaaatataatattcattAAGCACAAACTAGTTTTGGAAAAGATGAAATTGCATTGTATGAGCTGTAACCCAATAGGTTTCTAAAGTTGTTTCTATTATGTTGGGGTTTATATCTTTTGAGGTAGGAAGCATTAGTATCAATAAGAGTAATACAGATGACAAACTTGGCttagaaattaaatttcttttgcatcatgactttttaatttttttacaccttttttttcttcctctcattaCAAAATTTAGGGTGCAACTTTTGGGCGCTTTAGAACACAAGGAAGTTAGAAATGTCTTAGTTCAAGGACATATTTTTCTTAACACCTCCCTCACTGAAGCCTTCTGCATGGCGATCGTGGAAGCCGCCAGTTGTGGTCTGCAGGTAAAACACTCTAAGGGCTTCTCTTGTGGGATTCGTGGGATTCGGTATTTGTAGTACATGGCAAATTAATATCATTTAGCTTGATCTTTTGCTTTTCCTGAGAAATGGTCCCAGTGCATCCCGTGCTCTCTCTGGTCTTTTTAAGGTTGTCAGCACGAAGGTTGGTGGCATTCCTGAAGTCCTTCCGgaaaatcttattattttatgtgagcCTTCAGTAAAATCTCTGTGTGAAGGCCTGGAAAAAGCTATTTTCCAAGTGAAGTCGGGAACGTTGCCAACTCCAGAAAATATCCACAATGTAGTAAAGGCTTTCTACACCTGGCGGAATGTGGCAGAGCGAACTGAGAAGGTGTGTCACGTGTCGGTAAAAGATTGTGCCAGTTCCTCCATGTTTGCATGTACCTTTGCTCTCTCTCCTGAACAGGCTTGCCCCTTGAGTTTTGGTTTAAGGGCATGAGCCCTTCGAAAAGGAAAGAAGTAATTATTTCTGCATCAGGTTTGGTGCACACGCTTGGCTGATTTTCTACAGAAATCACTGCCCCGGCCTCTGACAATAGGAACAACACAGTCTAGTCTCATTAAACTCCCTAAAGAAGTCACAAAAGTTTCTAGATTCTCTTTGTGTTGGGGCTGTTTCTAATTCTGCAGCATGTAGGGCCTATTGCTAGCAAATGATTGCAGTACCTGCTCTAAATTATGAATGTTGAGTCAGAATACTTCCCAGAActcttggaactcttttcctGATGACTGATATGCCAAGGCCACAAAGGAGTGTCATAACTTTAGGTTGATTGACACTATATTAGAATTCAAAATATATGTGAAATTAAAGACACCAATGAGAAAAGAGCCACAGGAACTTTCCAAAAAGACATATTCCGTATTGACAGATCCTTCAAAAGGGCAATTGTGGGAAACGCTGTGGTATTTATTCTGCTTGGTGTCGTCTGTTAGGCCCCCCTTGCGTCTATTTCTGCCTCATTCCTCAGGTTACCGCTTGCCAAGCTGAGGAAAACACCTTGCTTTCTTCGTATGTAGAGATCCTGTACcaggcgggcggtggtggtgcttgtCCTCAggcccagtacttggaaggcagaggcaggtgaatctctgtgagtgtgaggccagtctgatctacagagctagatctaggacagccaaaactacacagagaaaccctttcttgaaagaaaagaaagaaaaagcagaccAGTAAATCCTGTAACAGGAAGACAGTTGAGCAGCATGGCAAGGCTATAAGTTTCGAGTCGGGGATTTATGGTTTGGGTGTTAAATACAGGGAGCAGTAGATGTCCGACCTGGAGAATCTTTCTTGGTTTGAGATACAAGTTCTCGTTTATGAGATCAATCTCTAAAAGTAGACATATACTATatgttttattgatataaaaGATGTTGGAAACAGACATAACTTTGACTGAAGAGGTATATCAACTTAGGGAAATAAGCACCTTTTTTCGGGAAGTTGGACTGAGTGCCAGTTGCCCGTGGGGGTGCATAATCAGAATCATGTGGACGGCTTCTTCAGACTGCTTACTCATTCTTGTGTCCACTTACCGCCCCAACCACACCTTAAATTCTGACTTGTTCCTTGTGGAACAGAAATGCAGTTTGGATTATGGTTGGCAGGACTATTTGGCCAGACAGGTTTTTTTGGTGATCTTGGACTCCACCCTGATTTGAAATCATAGCTCTGTAAATTGTGATTTGACTTTGTCATCATGCAAACCTCCAAAGTCTGAGCTGAGTAAGCCAAACTCAAGGCAGAATTGCAATGGTGATTTATCAGCCTGTGTTAAAGGTGCTAAGCATTTTTGTAATGGtattttttcttacagttttgcTTTGAGATAATAGTAAAACATCatgtatgctttcttttatatttctactAATTTGTGGTACAAAAATATtcgaaaaaaagaaagaaaagggggcaaaaaagaaaaagaaaaaaaatccagtcggGCATGGTGATTTACACTTggggtctgaggcaggaggatgaccatgagttccaggccaacctgggcagaacagtgagtttcaggatagttcTGTGCTatactatctcaaaaatacagacaaacagaaaaaggtaaatccttatttaaaatagttctttTCATAGTTGTAAATTGTTTATTACTTAGGATAATAAATTAATTGACCTCAAGTGAAGATGGACAAAaaagttattttgtcttttacctCACAGACATTTTGATCCTTTTCGACTCCTTTTAATTTGACTGGGTTGCTTAGAACATTGATTAAAAAGTAATTTggaaagttgggcatggtggtagacACCTCTGagcccagcattctggaggtagTAACAAAATGAGCGCTTCAGGACTGTCCTCAGCCACctactgaatttgaggccagtctgtgctgcacaaaattctgtctccaaaagaagTTAGAGTTCCTGTTAATAAGGaacacttttacttttattttttagttaccATCCATTGGCCTCAGTCCCTCAACATCATTCTGATTAAAGTGTTTGTATTTAAATTGTCCCCAGGGTAGAAGAGCTAGCTGAACAGGCAGCAAGCCTTCGAAGGCCACCCATTGTGACTTTCTCCAGTTTCCAGGGAGACAAAGTTTGCATGTCTAAGGTTTTCAGGAGGCGGGATGAGCAGCGTTTTACTGAGCAAGCACCAACCCCCAGTTCTTAGCGCAGTCCTCTTGGTTCTCCTTAGCATTGTTTTTACTGACTCTGCCGCTCAGCATCTGCCCCATCTTCTCCCTGCTTTACTTGCAGTGTAGAAGGCCTTTCTCTGTAGAGTCTCCATCCATCCTCAGTACAGTGCTGTGATTGTGTGTGCCGCCTGCTAGGCATTAGTGAGCACTCTCTTCACCCTGTGAGGCATTGGCCCAACTCAACAGTATGCCTGCCTGCTGAAACCGTCTTCTGACCTTATAGGACTTATGGTATTCCGGAGTCAGCTGACTGCTCTCGGTGTTACTCGGTGTTTAGCCCAGAATTAAGTCAGTGGCGAGCACAGTGAAAAGTGACAGCAAGCATGGGTGATTCTCTCAACGTGTGTTTGCCAGATGCTCCTGGTCATTGTGGGTCATGGATCACCCTTTGTTACAGGCATGTGGTGGCTCAGAGTGCTCATTGTCACCTTCTCTCTTCTAGGTATATGAGCGTGTGTCGAAGGAAACTGTGTTGCCAATGCACAAGAGATTGAACAGGCTCATCTCTCATTGTGGCCCAGTGACAGGCTACATTTTTGCTTTGCTGGCAGTGTTCAGCTATCTCTTCCTCATTTTCCTGCAATGGATGACTCCAGACTCTATCATTGATGTTGCGGTAGATGCTACTGGGCCAAGGGGAGCCTGGGTGTATCAATGTCCTTGTGATGAGAAAGGAGATGGGAATGATAAGGTATCCAAAAGCAGGTAGAAGCAGGCCCAAGTCCACACGTCTTAGCCTCTCGCAATACTCCTGTTAGCATTTGAAAATTaccttgctcttttgtttttttgggtttcaGAGTTGGTTTAGTAAATTATGCTACCTCTGTATCATtcactatttttgttttctgaagaaagGTAAACACTTATGCAATTCCTGAGTGTGGAAACTCCTTGCACTTCttaaaatttgggggggggggagaatggtTTAACCACTCAGGCATGACATTTTTCAGATTACTGAGATCCCTCTAGCAGAGATGTTTTAACATTATATTTTGGGAGCCTTGGGTGCTGAAAGGCCAAATGTTTCTGGATCTTTCTTGGCCAGTTTTAAACATTATACCATTAGTTCACATTTACCAGATGTTTACAAGCTTTCTTTAGGGAGGTACAACAGTTGTGTGAGCTGTTTTAAGTCCAGTTCATGTAGCCTTCATTGAGCATTGAAGTCATGTTCTTAGACACCTACTGGGTCCACTCAAGGGTTACATGTAATCCGATTTCTTGAGCGTCAGACCACTGATTGGTTGCCAGCATGTTTGTGTACGTGCTACGTATGAACGTTGAGCTAGATGGTTGCTGAGACTAAGGACTAGTGAACCCGAAGTGGTGAACCAGCAGACATACCGAAATGCTCAAGCTACTGGACTTCAGGAGATCATCACTGGCGTGCTCCAAGTACCTCTCTGAACCGGCTTTATGCATTCTCTTAGGAAGAGCCcttgtccgtgtgtgtgtgtgtgtgtgtgtgtgtgtgtatttgtatgtgtattgtgtgtgtatgtatttgtgaatgtgtgtatgcatgtgtgtgcatgtgaagaaaTGTTGATTTCTAAGTTCTACGGACCGATACCACTGTTGACCCTAGTACGGGCCCATCCTCTGCTTTTGTAGTGCCCAGTTTAGTCCCCGGAAACACCTTTGTGGTTTCTGAGCAGAACAGAAGAGGTGTACCATCTCAAAACCAGCTGCTATCCAGTCTTCTGTATGGAAGTCCCTCCCTGTCGCTGTGGCCTAGCTGATTTCTGATGAGTGTTGCCAGGGTACAGAGAGGTTTTCCTCCAGAATGGTTTATTTATAGAGTAAAAAGTCTGCAAGGTGTCAGAGAACGCAGTCCCTTGTGGAATTTCTCAGTCATAGTCACGGCCATCTAGAGCCATGGGTTGTTGAGTCCCAAATTACCTATGATAATGTACTATTAATCCTTTGAACTCTTTTGCATGGGTTTTTGTGGGAAAAGGACGAAAGAAAAGCAGCAAGGCGCTTGTGGGCATTCGATTCTGTCAGTATTGTGATTCTGtacaggatttttaaaatttcatttgcaaaCCTTTTTAAAGAGTATCTTAACATGCCTATTACCTGGTTGCCATGAATATAAAAGagatatatttgtgttttgtttatatgaGAACACAAATGCTAgagagtactttttaaaatgcgGAAGTTACGGCAGGGCTTCTTTTATTGGAGATAAATGACCTGGTCCAAACTGTTGAGTCTTACTCAAATTTCAATGCATTGAGACAGGTGTACGGATAGTAAACAGTGCCAATATTCATGGTAGCCTGAGACATGTTAACTCTTGGCTTTATTTATTCTATACtactatttcttttatgtttgcttCTAGTTTTTGCCAAAATTATCATGGAATGCTTTGATTGTTctttatttaagataaaaatagaattgaaaaTTAATTTGTTCTTATACGTAAATATGTAATTTATGAGTTAaaattgttttcctctttctgaacAAGTGAAAATAAACTTATTTGTCAGCCAGAAATGACTTTCAGGCTTCCTGGATACCTTCATTGTAATGATCAGTGTTGCACTACTCAGCGTGGAAACCCTGTTCCACACTGCTACTCAGAATTATTGAAAAAGGAAATTAACATGGATGAGGAATTTGTTGAAAAGACTCTGTATTATTTTGATGTTGCAGTCACACACATGAAACTCGTCTATTAAAACATGCTCATATCCGATAATAAAGACAAGAATGATCTTTTAGTGGTTTTCTCAGTTTGTCTTATTTTGCGACCAGGATGTTATTTATGGAACACCCTCTCCTCCCGTTTTCTAAGTAGAGCTAATGTGTTGCTTGGTCTCAGTAAAACAGGAAGTGTCCTTTGTCTGATGCACCACTCTGTCAtcttttatttctagaatatATGCTCTTTTGTATTCTTGAGATAGAAAGTTCAATTGTACCTTTGTTTCCTGATTCCAATAAGCCCTTGTTTTTCACTGTCAGTTGTCCCAGAAGGCAAATGAATACATCCACACACTATTGTGTGTGAACTACGTAATTATACTTTGTATGTTGCCAACTGTTTTAAGAGAAATTTGAATTTGACTTTATTTAAAAGAGCTTATTGTTCCCCAACAATAAGTAGTGGTAAGCAATTATTAATGCTTAGATTTGTCTCACAAAGGAAGGTGGCTTGAtctccttttaaagttttttttttttaattttaaaatttgtgtgtgtgtatgtgtgttttgtctgcatgtatgtctgtgcaacacTTACATAcatggtgcccaaggaggccagaagaaagtgtttgctctcctggaactggagttgtaaaTGGTTAtgagctccaaaataaccacatagaaaccatatgagttaaaccactgcttggcctattagctctagattcttattggctagctcttatatcttaatttaacccatttctattaatctgtgtagcgccacatggctgtggcttaccagcaaggttttgtcaggcgtctgtctctggctggtctatatggcttctcttgactccaccttctttctcccagcattcagtttagttccccctgcccccccccccagctctacGCTGCCATATCActggccaaggcagattctttattcattaaccaataagagcaaagCATATACAgagggacttcccacaccaaggttctctgcaagagcagccagtgctcttaacttttgagccatctctccagctccaaggtgGCTTGATCTAAAATGAGATTATCCTGTGGCTGGATTGGGGGTGGGCAGGTGCAAGTGaatctttgtgtgcatgtatgtgtagaggTTGACAATGTCTAGTGTCATTCCACAAGCATCCCCATTTAAAAAACtagagtaaaatattttattatgttatggaTTCTTTGATAAATAGAATTCAGagggattttaaaaatgtttcagttATTTTCATGCCCCTCCTCATTACTCTATCATTTTCCCTTGTTTCCCACTGAAAGCCTTCATAGCAAGTCTTCCTCCTTTCATCTTTCATATCTTTTTCTTGGCGTATATAGCCATCTGGGTTTAACTACATTTGTCAGAGTGTGGGTGGTAGGTTATTTATTGGCACACAGGCAACTtatcagtggctacaccactgaacaAAACGGCATCCCTCCCCCAGCAACCATTGACTGTCAATAGTTCCTGGGGGTACTCATCCTCTGAGCCCCTCCCACCTTGGCAATGGATTGGAATGTTGATGGGCTCCATTTTGTACAGGTTTTGTACATTTTGTACATTTTGTACAGCTGTGGTGAGGTCGTGAGAGAAGTgctcatgtccagaagacatctTTTGGCAGCAcgcctcccaccctcccacccccctctctctccccctctctctccccctctctctactcCCCTCTCTACCCCCCACTCTCTTCCACTCTCTCCCCCCAGAAGATGCCTTTAAAAGATTTGCAGAccttaagctgggcatggtggtgcatgccttttatcccagcattcaagaggcagagggtcTCTACCAGCCTAgttcagagctgttacacagagaaataccatctcaaaagagaaaagtttaCTATATCAGTTCCTATAGAGATAGTTATTCCAATTTGCTGGAGAAAGTCATATTTTTGAcataaagcatttatttaaaaagtgctcttggggctggagagatggcttagtgggtaagatgTCCTTGCAGACATCAGTAGCTACAGTTGGAGGATTCAACACTCATCTCTGACTTTCAACACacaccaggcactcatgtggtgcacatatatacatttaggcaaaatattcatatatataatatttttttaaagtcactctGCTCTTAAAATTGTACTTTTGCTTTCTGTGAGGGCTGCCCTTGGTTTTCAGCTGGAAtccatctggaattaactaaaacacaaATGGCTGGGCCTAtcttgaaggatttttttcttaaatcatctgAAGTGGGAAAacccacttctaatccagatctttgagatgggaagatccacctgtaatctgggccacaccttttgCTGGCAGCCTATGtaaagggcatggaagaaggaagcttgctctttgcctgcttgccctccctcttgctggcaagttcattctttcactggcattggagccgacttcttcaggattcctgtATTTACtggagaccagctgagacatccaaccTTGTAAGATGAACAAccactggattcttggaccttccattggtagattgccattgttggactagctggaccacagtcaGTAAGTCGTTCTAATAGATCCCCCCCTTTCCCTcactcgtgtgtgtatgtgtgtgtgtatttgtttcatAAGGTCTGTTCCTCTAGAAATCCCTGATTAATGCACTTATACTTTCAGtagattttagaaatttaaaaaaaactcatataaacaagaatagaagaagaaacttATTAGTGAGGGAGACTAAAAACAACTGAGTTTTACTTGTATTGGCCAGCTGATAAGAGAACCCTGCCCAGCTAAGGAAGGTACTGATGCATGGAATCTGTGATGACTTCATCTGGAAGCTAGGGCATGGCATTCATCCATTTTGGTATCACACTTCCAAGATTGAGGATGGGCCACATCCTCCAGGAGGAGTTGCCGTCCTCTCCGAAGCTTCAAACAAGTGAACACGTGAGAAGGACCTTGCTGGTGGACCTTGGCACAGGTGTCAGGACTGTCACCAGAATCATCTCAGCACTTCAGTCACAGCCCCGCTTTCGTCTGGAGAAAGATGTAAGGTAGGCCTTGTATTTAGTATTACCTTACCaccaagaatcttttttttttctttttgactagTCATAGTTTAGATTTGGACTTAATCTTTTGTAAACCACTACATGAAAAGCAAGTGAAGAACTCCTACGAACTGTATTTTCTATGATGAACACAGTGTATTCCCACTTTCTTGTATTGCTTTGTTACTGTGGCAATGTAGAAGTTCCTTTGATCTTTCCAATCCCATCTTCCATCCCACTATACCAAAGCTAAGGGTTTAGAAGGAACATTGAAGTGCAGTTAGAATAGgaattccttattttttttttcttgtttgagacTTCTATACATGCATCTAATGTGTTTTGGTCAAATTCAGTGTTGGGTGTGAACACCAAGTATTTTTAacgtttattttttaatcttatatgtgtgggtgctttgcctccatgtctatatgtgtgctgtgtgcatgcctcatacctacagaggccagaagagaccactggagttacagatggtctgGAGTGGCCATGTGCTGGGAGTCGAATCCA is a window of Arvicola amphibius chromosome X, mArvAmp1.2, whole genome shotgun sequence DNA encoding:
- the Piga gene encoding phosphatidylinositol N-acetylglucosaminyltransferase subunit A isoform X3, which codes for MTVRVIEDLHNYSYKGTDLLSGIIPELCQKYQELNFLIGGEGPKRIILEEVRERYQLHDRVQLLGALEHKEVRNVLVQGHIFLNTSLTEAFCMAIVEAASCGLQVVSTKVGGIPEVLPENLIILCEPSVKSLCEGLEKAIFQVKSGTLPTPENIHNVVKAFYTWRNVAERTEKVYERVSKETVLPMHKRLNRLISHCGPVTGYIFALLAVFSYLFLIFLQWMTPDSIIDVAVDATGPRGAWVYQCPCDEKGDGNDKVSKSR
- the Piga gene encoding phosphatidylinositol N-acetylglucosaminyltransferase subunit A isoform X2; its protein translation is MRTEIERASVTSPTASKFITCHSESCTTNLQPRLSFTVCHCSGTDLLSGIIPELCQKYQELNFLIGGEGPKRIILEEVRERYQLHDRVQLLGALEHKEVRNVLVQGHIFLNTSLTEAFCMAIVEAASCGLQVVSTKVGGIPEVLPENLIILCEPSVKSLCEGLEKAIFQVKSGTLPTPENIHNVVKAFYTWRNVAERTEKVYERVSKETVLPMHKRLNRLISHCGPVTGYIFALLAVFSYLFLIFLQWMTPDSIIDVAVDATGPRGAWVYQCPCDEKGDGNDKVSKSR
- the Piga gene encoding phosphatidylinositol N-acetylglucosaminyltransferase subunit A isoform X4 gives rise to the protein MANRRRGTDLLSGIIPELCQKYQELNFLIGGEGPKRIILEEVRERYQLHDRVQLLGALEHKEVRNVLVQGHIFLNTSLTEAFCMAIVEAASCGLQVVSTKVGGIPEVLPENLIILCEPSVKSLCEGLEKAIFQVKSGTLPTPENIHNVVKAFYTWRNVAERTEKVYERVSKETVLPMHKRLNRLISHCGPVTGYIFALLAVFSYLFLIFLQWMTPDSIIDVAVDATGPRGAWVYQCPCDEKGDGNDKVSKSR